The stretch of DNA GTGCAGGGCTTTATCACTACGCCGGTGCAGCAGGCGATTGCTGGTGCAGAGGGTATTGACTATATCACTTCCAGCAGTGTGAACAGCAGCTCCAGTGTTGTTGCACATATTAACCCTAGCTACGATTCTGACCAGGTGTTGACGGAAATTATGGCGAAGGTTGCAGAGGTTCGCGGTGAATTGCCAAAGGAGTCCGAAGACCCTGTTATTAAAAAGGGAACCAGCAGAGGTTCTGCCCTGATGTATATCAGGACTAATAGCGACTCAATGACGGATGAGCAGGTCACTGATTACTTGACCCGCGTAGTCGTACCAAAATTTGCGACTTTGGAAGGGGTCGCCAGTGCCGAGATTTTTGGTGCGCGTAAATTTGCCATGCGAATCTGGTTAGACCCATTGAAAATGGCGGCACATGATATCACTGCCGATGAACTGAATGCGGCCATCCAGCGTAATCACTTCCTTTCTACCGCAGGACAAACTAAAGGCGAATGGATCGCGACTCAAGTGAAAGCCAATACAGATCTGAGCACGGTGGCAGGATTTGAAAATATCGTCGTCATTCAGAAAGGCGATGTATTGGTGAAAGTGAAAGATATTGCAAAGGTTGAGCTCAGCGCAGAAAATTTTGATAGTGGTGTATTCTTTAATGGTAATCCTGCGGTCTTTATTGGTGTGTCGGCGACGCCCACCGCTAACCCGTTGGAGGTGAGTCAGCGAGTCAAAACATCTTTGGCCAAGCTGCAGTCGGAGCTGCCCAGGGGCACTGAAGTGGAAGTGATTTATGATTCCACCAAGTTTATTCAGTCATCCATCGACGAAGTGGCGAAAACGCTACTGGAAGCGGCATTAATTGTCATATTGGTGGTGTTTTTGTTCCTGGGTGAAATTCGTACCGTTGTGATTCCGGTGGTGGCGATTCCACTTTCGCTGGTCGGTACGATTTTCCTGATGTGGACGCTGGGCTACACTATTAACCTGCTTACCTTATTGGCGCTGGTATTAGCCATTGGTCTGGTGGTGGATGATGCCATTGTGGTGGTTGAGAATATTCACCGTCATATTGAAGAGGGGTTAGCGCCTCTGCAAGCGGCGATTCAGGGAGCACGGGAAATTGCCACGCCTGTCATTTCCATGACGCTAACCTTGGCCGCTGTGTATGCGCCCATAGGCTTTCTCACGGGTATCACCGGAACCTTGTTTAGCGAATTCGCTTTTTCATTGGCGGGAGCAGTTATCATTTCCGGTGTGGTGGCGTTGACCCTGTCCCCCATGATGTGTTCAAAACTCATGCGCGGCGGGACGGAGGAGAGTGCGCTGGCAAAGAAGTTGGATATTATTTTTGGTAAGTTAAAAAACAGCTATCTGGGGACTTTGCAGGGTACGCTGAACTATCGTCCTGTCGTGGTTGTGTTCGCCTTATTGGTGTTTGTCAGTATTCCCTTTTTGATGATGTTCGCACGTAGTGAACTGGCGCCTCAGGAAGATCAGGGGTCATTATTCCTGGCATCTAAATCGCCTAACTACGCCAACATCAATTACCTCAACCGGCATACTGAAAATTTTGATGCGATTTTTGAACAATTACCCGAGTTTGAAGTGTCGGTGAGAGTCAACCAGTCTGGTGCGCAAAATTCATCTTTTGGTGTGCTCGGGTTCACC from Pseudomonadales bacterium encodes:
- a CDS encoding efflux RND transporter permease subunit codes for the protein MKFTDLFIKRPVLATVINLFILLLGMNAFDQLSIRQYPKIEEAVVTVSTVYVGASTDLVQGFITTPVQQAIAGAEGIDYITSSSVNSSSSVVAHINPSYDSDQVLTEIMAKVAEVRGELPKESEDPVIKKGTSRGSALMYIRTNSDSMTDEQVTDYLTRVVVPKFATLEGVASAEIFGARKFAMRIWLDPLKMAAHDITADELNAAIQRNHFLSTAGQTKGEWIATQVKANTDLSTVAGFENIVVIQKGDVLVKVKDIAKVELSAENFDSGVFFNGNPAVFIGVSATPTANPLEVSQRVKTSLAKLQSELPRGTEVEVIYDSTKFIQSSIDEVAKTLLEAALIVILVVFLFLGEIRTVVIPVVAIPLSLVGTIFLMWTLGYTINLLTLLALVLAIGLVVDDAIVVVENIHRHIEEGLAPLQAAIQGAREIATPVISMTLTLAAVYAPIGFLTGITGTLFSEFAFSLAGAVIISGVVALTLSPMMCSKLMRGGTEESALAKKLDIIFGKLKNSYLGTLQGTLNYRPVVVVFALLVFVSIPFLMMFARSELAPQEDQGSLFLASKSPNYANINYLNRHTENFDAIFEQLPEFEVSVRVNQSGAQNSSFGVLGFTPWNERQRTAMEIQPLVQAEVDKIPGIDVFIFSRESLPGAGGGAPIQFVINTTSDYPSLAQLADQMALEARKSGLFMFIDSDLKFSKPEVRISIDRDKAAQMGISMEAIGSALSTLLGEGWLNRFSVEGRSYKVIPQAVAGARTDPSWLNHYYVRTVSGEQVTLGTVISMQTIAQPVSLNQFQQLNSVKLEGMMTPGVSMGDALQFLERKSREILPEGFSVDYDGQSRQFITEGSKLYVTFALSLIAIFLVLAAQFESFRDPLVILISVPLSICGALIPITLGFVTLNIYSQIGLITLIGLISKHGILIVEFANQLQREGMSRIDAISESAAVRLRPVLMTTAAMVLGVVPLIFATGAGAVSRHNIGLVIATGMTVGTLFTLFVVPVVYSYVAKDHQNSVAIPAVSQ